Part of the Mycolicibacterium mageritense genome is shown below.
TCGGATTGGGAAAACCGAACGGCCCCAGCGCCGTCGTGGTCGCGAGCGTCAACGCTGCCGTGGGCGCCCTGTTCGCCGCGCTACGGCTCGGCGTGCGGGTTCCGGACGAGCTGTCGATCGTCGGCATCAACACGACATGGGTCGCTCACACGGTGTATCCGGCGATCACCACGGTGAAGCTGCCGCTGCACCGGCTCGGAGACGTCGCCGCCACGATGCTGCTGGAGCACCTGGGCGGAGCCGAGCTCACCGATGTGGTGGTCGACGATCCGGCACCCGAATTGGTGGCGAAGGAGACCACAGCCGCCCCCAATTCGTGATGCAGTACGTTCTCAGCGCCTGAAGTCGGCGGGGCGCTTCTGTACAAAGGCCGCGACCCCTGCCACGCCGTCCTCGGAGGTGAACAACTCCATCAGCACGGCACGTTCATCGCTGTAGGCCAACGCGCGCTCGGCACCCGACACCAGATCCTTGGTGGCGGCCAGCGCCGAGGCCGACGAGCCGGTCAGAACCGCAGCCAACTCGAGTGCACGGTCCCGGCTGGCTCCCGCCGCAACCACCTCGTTCACCAGGCCGAGTCCGTGGGCTTCGGCCGCTGAAAGCCGTTGCCCGAACATGATGAGCTGCTTGGCTTTACGGCCACCCACCTGTGCCGTCAAACGCTGCGTCCCACCCCAGCCCGGGATCAGTCCGAGGGACGCCTCGGGAAGCCCGAACTCGGCGGTGTCGCCCGCTACCACGAGGTCGGCGGCCAGCGCGACCTCGAATCCGCCTCCGAGGGCCATCCCTTCGACCGCCGCAACGACCGGGACTGGCACTGTGGCGATGGTTTCGACCAAAACACCCGCAGCGCGCGTGAGTTCGCCGATCTCACCCAGATCGCCACGCCCGTACACCGAGATATCCGCTCCGGCACAGAAAAAGGAGCCGCCGCTGAGCACGATCACCCGGGTGTCAGCCGGGCGCGCATCGATCGCCTTGGTCAGCGACCGCACCATGTCTAGATCGAAAGCGTTGCGTTTTCTCGGACGGTTCAGCACGACGTGTAACACGCCTGCCGCGGCCTCTGCATCGACGCTCACCGACTCGCCGATCACCAGCGTCTCAGCCATCATTTACCCACCTTTGCTTGAAGTCGATCGATATCTTTTGTGTCGTAGCCCAATTCAGCAAGAACAGCGCAGTTGGAGCTGCCCAGCCCGGGTGGCAGGCTGCGCACCCCCGGGCGCTGCCCGTCGTAGAGCACCGGGTGCCCGAGGAGTTTGACGGCGCCCGCCGTCGGATGGTCGATCTCGATCACCGACCTGTTGTGCTGCACTTGCGGATCCTCGATGATGTCGGCGTAGGTGTTCACCGGCGCGAACCAGACTCTGGCTGCCGCGAACACCGCACTCCATTCGTCAGTGCTGCGTTGCCCCATGTGCTTGGCAATCCGCTCATTGACGTCTTCACGCCTTTCGTAAGAAGCGTCTTCACCGACACCGAGGAACCAGTCGTCCTCGAAGACGGCAGCCAGCACCGTCAGCGCATTGAGTGAAAGCGTGAGATGACCGTCCGCGGTGGCGAAAACACCATATGGCGCTTTGTAATACGGTGACGACACGCCGCTGCTGCTGCGCTGACCGGTGTACCCGTTCAAGAAGTACGACAGCGGTTCGATCTGGAGATCGAGTGCGGCACTGAGCAGATTGCTCTCCACCCGGACGCCACGTCCGGTGCGTTCGCGCCCATGCAAGGCCGCCAGAATCCCGAACGCTCCCAACACCGCGCCATGCTGGTCGACAATCGAAGCGCCGACCGGCGTCGGCGGGCCATCGGCCGTACCGGTCGCTGCAGCAATTCCCGACAGGGACTGCAGTAGCACGTCCTGCCCCGGCCGGTCCTTGTACGGTCCGTCGCTGCCGTAACCCGACAGCGAGCAGTACACCAACCGGGCATTGCGGTGGTGCAGCCGCTCCCACCCCAGGCCGAGCCGCTCCATCACGCCGGGCCGGAAACTCTCGATCAGTACGTCCGCCTCGTCGATAAGGCGGAGTACGACGTCCACCCACTCCGGATCCTTGAGATCCACCACGAGGCTGCTGACGTTCCGGTTGCCCAGCAGGAAGAAGACACTCTCCCCGTTGAGATAGGCGTCGGGGCCTGACCACGATCGCTCGAACGCACCCGCCGGTGGCTCGACCTTCACCACGTGTGCACCCAGATCGGCGAGCAACTGCGTGGCCGACGGGCCTTGCAGGAAATGCGTGAAACTCACGACGCGAATCCCGTCGAGCATGGACATCGGTGCCTCCTTGAGCGATTCCCAGGCGGGTTGGCGCGCTTCGCCACCGGATCATTCAACCAAGAAGAACAATCGATTGTCCAGATTTCACGGGATTTTGCGCAATCGGTTGCTTACTGCACATTTGCCGTGATTCACTGTGGCAGCCGTGACCTGGGACACGGGTGGCGGTTGCCCCATTCGATGCGTGCCGACAGGAGCCGCCATGGTCAACTCATCGCCCCAGCAATCTCGCGCCGCCACTCCGCACACCGCCGGCCCTCCGACAAGCGGGCTACGGAGAGTCGTCGCGGCGTCGATGGCCGGCACCGTCATCGAGTGGTACGAGTTCCTGCTGTACTCGGCGGCCTCGGCCCTCGTCTTCGGCACACTGTTCTTCCCGAACACCGACAACGCACTCGACGGAGTCGTCAACGCTCTGCTCGTCTATGCCGTCGGCTTCCTCGCCCGCCCACTCGGCGGACTGGTCTTCGGTTACTTCG
Proteins encoded:
- a CDS encoding enoyl-CoA hydratase/isomerase family protein, with amino-acid sequence MMAETLVIGESVSVDAEAAAGVLHVVLNRPRKRNAFDLDMVRSLTKAIDARPADTRVIVLSGGSFFCAGADISVYGRGDLGEIGELTRAAGVLVETIATVPVPVVAAVEGMALGGGFEVALAADLVVAGDTAEFGLPEASLGLIPGWGGTQRLTAQVGGRKAKQLIMFGQRLSAAEAHGLGLVNEVVAAGASRDRALELAAVLTGSSASALAATKDLVSGAERALAYSDERAVLMELFTSEDGVAGVAAFVQKRPADFRR
- a CDS encoding CaiB/BaiF CoA transferase family protein, coding for MSMLDGIRVVSFTHFLQGPSATQLLADLGAHVVKVEPPAGAFERSWSGPDAYLNGESVFFLLGNRNVSSLVVDLKDPEWVDVVLRLIDEADVLIESFRPGVMERLGLGWERLHHRNARLVYCSLSGYGSDGPYKDRPGQDVLLQSLSGIAAATGTADGPPTPVGASIVDQHGAVLGAFGILAALHGRERTGRGVRVESNLLSAALDLQIEPLSYFLNGYTGQRSSSGVSSPYYKAPYGVFATADGHLTLSLNALTVLAAVFEDDWFLGVGEDASYERREDVNERIAKHMGQRSTDEWSAVFAAARVWFAPVNTYADIIEDPQVQHNRSVIEIDHPTAGAVKLLGHPVLYDGQRPGVRSLPPGLGSSNCAVLAELGYDTKDIDRLQAKVGK